The nucleotide window ggaaaatcctttGGGTTGGCAAGAATTTGCCCCTCTGCTGGTGCCCATCATATGTTCGATTAAATGTCTGAAAGAGACTCTGtaatattcaatttttttttttttgcttcacATAAACTTGttgtctcccaaaattctccTAATGGTGTATCTCTATTTAATATATATCCATGAGCTTTAACCCCTCTTATTTGACATATGTCCTTTCCTagatgggttcatggattcatTGCACTTGGATTTCCCTCACATACTTTTAGCCTTTTAAATGTTGCCCCTCCTCCTCTGAAAAATTCATGAGTCTGCCAATGATTGGAGTAAAACATAAAACCTATGATCTGCAAGTTAAGACTCTTTTTATTAGGCTAAACCATATTGACAATGCCTGactataactttttttttgtggttacattaaaaagaaagaaatcccTTGAAATTTCGAACCTGGGTGTCAAGCGGGGGAAGGGGGAAGGGCCGATGCTTTAAATGGTTTATAAagacaaattttggggttgcTTGGTGCTGTGCGCCCCATGGGCCGCTTAGTTTTGTCATAGCCTTGGAAACAGTTGGAGAAACTCTGCGCCTTCTCCCCCTATTCTGCCATATAAAAGTGAGCCCGCCCCATTATACTTCTTCAAATGGTAGAAAATTAAGGGCGAAAATTTCAGTTCTgtatacccaaaaaaacaaaaaactccaGTTCTGAAGGGAGGCCAATTCTTTTTCTGTGTAAGTAACGtaaatcaattttaaaaatatttcgtgATTTGGCCCGTGTCCAAGATTCTTTCAATGACCTATGTAGTGTTGAAGGGAACCTATGTCGTGTTGAAAGGATATCTATATGATCCGATTGCATAATGTCCGCGGTAGCAATAGAACCGGAAAAAGTAAACAGAAAAGAGTTTTCTATGATCCGATCCACAAGGACCATGTTTGCGGATCCATGATTGGGAATTGTTTGATCGCCTGTTTTATGATGTTAATAAAATTGATCTATTAAAATTGGGGCCGATGCATCTGAACcaattttgtttgttattgTGGATTTGTTGATTTGTGCAAGAAAAACACCATCCAAATTCTAccacattattattatgagGCACTGATTAAAAGGAAATGCAAAACAGAAgagaaatatgaaaaaacCAATATGGCAAATTTCTCTTTAATTCTATCTATTTAGTGAGGCAGCATTTAATCTCATTTCTTTAGGCCCAAGTTATAAAACTTTGGCACTCAGCTTCATCAAAaagacaacaacaaaagaacccttttttttgatacaaacaggggaaagaaaaagaaaatgaagcgAAAAGGATCAAAGAGTAGTGAAGTGAAGTCATGTAATTCATGGAAAAAGGGATTACATCCAtccacagactcaaaatctaaAATCTAAAACCTAGTAGTGTTAGGACCCCAGCAGTTCAACTCCATGACTTTCCTCACCTTCTCCTCCTGTGACCTCTGCATCTTGTTAGAAattgctgaagaagaagacccaGAGAGTTTCTTGGCCTGGGAATATGATCTCATGTTGTTCTTGGCATGCTGTTGCAGTGACCTCAAAACCCCATTCCACCTGCAAATTCCTTGGTCTTTCAGAGCCTCAACAGCTCCAATACTTGCTGCCACAATCCAAGCCCTGCAAGCTGCATTCACCATTTttgcagatttttttttcttctggtaTCTGATTTTGAAGAAGATCTTTTATGGGTAACAGGTGGATGGGTGAAAGATGAAAGCTTTGAAAGGGAGAGTTTAAATTGAAAGTCTGAATCTGGGGTTTCTTGGTTTTCTGTTGTGGGTTAAAGGGTAGGACCATTCTCTATATATAGGCAGctaatataagaaaaaaaaatagtgaaaatcaAGGCACTGGCACTAATTGTTTAGGACGAAATCTGTGGTAATAGGTTTAGCAAAACCAGGTGCTGAGCTCTTGTTTTTGCGTCAGGCCCAGAAAAAAAGGGGGCTCTTCTTTGTGGGAGCCAAAACCCACGCGctttcctcttttttcatttttttaataatacttttgggatttttttttttccttcgaaGGAATAAAATTTTCGTTGAGCAAAACAAAGGTCACAACCAAGGAAGGGGGGAGGGGGCAAATACACCCACATGgaaagaagcaaaagaatGGCCTCAATGTCATGAATTATATTGCTTTTCCAAGaaacttaaaattttgggGTTACAAAATAGCAAAGGCTTCCCACACCTTCCATTCACTTTCATATCCCACAAACAGACATCAATGAGGAATGAATCATGCTCATATCCCATTATCCCTCAATTGCTCTCTTTTATATGGAGAATGGCTCAATTGTAACGGGAATAATATTGTTTTACTATCTTCATCTAATCACGCGTTATTATGTAAAATTCTTATAACGCGTGACATAACATGATTAGTtgagaataacaaaacaatgctATTCCCGTGatatacaagtttttctctcttgactttctttttcttccctgtTTTACTTAGAATTGCAATTTATTTAGAAGGATAAGGAAGTTGCCAATAACtctctgccaaaaaaaaaaaaaggggcaaTAATTggattgttttgtttgaagaatTGAGAATAGAAACTAACGTAGATGGTCGACACTGactgaaacaaaaaaaccaagcTGACCCATAGTCTTTTGGTGCAAGCATCTCAGATTCTCGATATAAATTAAACATGGGGAATTATGCTGTATTTACTAGTTATAAAATGGGGCTTTGAAACTCCAACCCTGCTTTTGGATGAGGGAAATAAACTTGGAATTTTGATAAAAgtcagaaattgaaatgaaccAATTCCCGTGTTTGGATAAGAAAGcatagaaatttagaaattccgCGTGAAAAAATCATGAAATTTAGAGGTCAGAAATCTCAACTTTAACTTCTATCTAAAAGTcgccatttttaaaattccaagagaaattgagttttaaaaaaagataactttacaaataaatGTTAAATTATGTATTTAAATCCGTTATCCATACAAAAAACTTTATAAATTCTATAACATTAATTttcgtcattttaaatttcatcatTTATGACCTGATAAGTAGGCTTTGCATTCTCATTCGTATTTCCCCGGTTTACCTTTTCAATAACCTGAAGCATGAGCTTGCtgtgttttattttcacttgAGTTGCACGCAATTTCTCCAAGTGCATTTCGTGACTAGAAGACTTAGTCTTTGTATTGATAGTGAACTAGCCACATGATGTCACAGTTGATGCTTATGTATCAATTATCACGGTCACCggttaattaaaaattgttaCAGAATGTAATCAATTAGCATGATCATGAGTCTTGACTAGCATATCTCGGTAACACTCGATAGGATTTGCCATCCATGGCTACTGCGGCCACACTCGGTGAGGACAAGTTGTGATGAGTTTGCATACTGAGGTCAGTTCTAAACTGATGAAATTCCAAAGTGGCTTGGGAAATTGTACATAGCTCCAGTTTTGAATTGGTCTCGGGCTGAGATTAGTGAGatgtattaaaaataacagcgtcacataaaagaaaagatatcTTGAGTCAGTAGAGCTCTGTTTTTATAACTATAACTACCAGAGTTAGCTGCACAAGCTAGGGATTTACAATGCAGATAATAATTGAATCAAGCAAATACCCTATACAATCAAGCGATTTCAGGTAAAGAATTGGATTTGGAATCTACCAGATTTGCCAGATTTGTACATGCGCAATCGCAAAATAACCAATCACTAATCAATGACAAGAAAATGTATTTGTACATTGTCAGGATGGTGTTCTTTCAAATTGAGGCCCGGGCAGATTTTGTTGGACAAAAACTACTGTGAtttatgtgaaaaaaaatcccaatgCAGGGTGATGATACTAGGAATAGGCTTAAGTAAGTCGAGCTATGTCAACGCCGTCTGGAAATTTGAACGTGTCCGATGCACCAAACTTCCTTTTCTCTTCAGTATCTTCTGCATCTTCATATTCTTCGTCATTACTGTCATCATCCTCATCGTGGGAACTAACTGGAGACATGGGGTCATTTACACTTTTGGATCGATTTAATGGTGTGGCAAGCATGTTCACTTGGCCAAAGTGAGAAATCTCTACAACCACTGTGTCATCGTCTGCTGGAAGAGGTTGTTTCCATGGCTCTCCATCAATTCTCATGAATGTATGCTCAGCTGCACCCTTGCAAAACTCGAAACGTATTCTGTTTGCCTACAATGAAGTATAAATGTTGAACAATTAATCTatttcacagagagagagagagagagagagagatgaaagtACTTACATATGAGATCCTCCAAAATAAGGTTTGAACCATGATCAGTTGAAAACTAGTTTGATTCTGTTTATATTGAGATGACAGCATTAAATGATCTAAGGATAGTATATGATACCTGTGCAAGACGAGTCCCATGTCCCTTAGGAGCAAGTAAGATGAGCCCATGCCAGGCATCTCTAAAACCAACAATCTCGATGAGGCCATCATCCACATATGGAGGAGTTAAATCCCTCTGTGAAGCACATATTATTTGGAATTACAAAGAGTTGGCAAGATATATTTCTGTATTTTTAACTGGAACTTAGGAAAAAGCCAATCTGTCTGAAACAGATAGGAGAGCAATCAGAAATTACATATTGCACTTTCTTCGTATTTGGTTTCCCCCATGGGTCAAGACCACCAGAAAAACTGGGTAAGTTGAGGCACACAATAGACCTAATGCTGTAAATCAgagataatataaaaaaattaagtgaTGGAAAGGCTACAAATGTTGATTGCAAACATAAGAAAGGATGGAAAGTGGAAACAATGAAGTCTTTGTCTAGTCAGTTAATTCAACTGATTAATGTTTAATACATTATCTGAAATACATGTCATTCTAATTTGCCAGGGCCTCATTGTAtcatttctttaatttaagcATGCGAAATGGAACGCCACATATTGTAATCTGGAAGAAAAAATAGGTGAAACGACTTTTTGGGACAAGTGGCTTTAGAGATTAAGAGAACCATAAcagttacagaaagttaaacAGAAAGTTTATATCACCTGCGAGGTATGAGGAGGTCTTCCCATTGACCTTGTCGTTTCATGATCTTAATCTTTGTCTGATGTGCTATGTTCCTGTGTTGAAATCAAGGCATTACCACTAATAtaaacaaccaaacaaaaggCTAACTTGAAGAATGGTTGATAACATAGATCTTAAGATGTGCAAATACATTCACCCCATTTCCTGATTTCAGAACAGTGCAAAAATAAAGTGAACAAGAAGAGTCATAAATTTGGCTCCATTTTTTTGGACTGTCGATAAAAAATTGGGTTATAGAGAAGCACCTATTAAAAAAAGCACAAAACTGCGAAGAAGACTAACCGTGAAGAAGGATGCGATAGAGAAGCACAAAACCATCCTTGTGTACATCCAAGCTTCAAGTAAGTACCCTGaaccaattaaaaaagcaaaacaacGATAATAAGTAGCGAATTTATTAATGACGGGAAAACAAGAAGTTAGACCCTTGGCAAAACAAATGGAAACACCTAGACACCAAAACTAATGAAAACACCTATTAGGTATCCATCATTCGAGATGGATGGTTGGTagacttcaaaaaagaatcgTTACACATATGTAGACATTATTATACTACTTATCTACTTTAGAGCATGATGTTAAAGATGCGGAATAATTTAGTACTTGATTAACTAActggtttttaaatttttctgcATGCAACTTCCTCTGTGCGTGAAAATCATATGATATTTGAGCATCCATTCCtgtataaaacaaaatacattTGTCAGAAAACCTGGAAACTGCTGTCATGCAATAGTTCTTGCAACTAGTTACTGAACCAAACCAATATTTACTTCTAAATTTTTGGAAGGGCTAGACAACATTAACTTATAACATCAATATAAGAGGGGACTTAACCTAAGTACACTGCACGCCAATGGTTAATATCTTCAAAATGTTTCTAATATGAATAACTACCCTGATTACTCTCTCTCCATCCCATGCCATAATAAGCTTGATTCATCCAGAGATGATAGACTGAGATTTATGCAAGAAGGCATTTATCTGATTATATACCCATAAACTTCTATCACCCAACACCGCAGGCAGTAGTGAACCAAAGAAGCAAGCTTCAAAACATCAAATAGGAGACTTTCCCATCACAAATATTGACACTTTAAGAATGTTTATGAAACATGTCTACATATAGGGATGCTTCAAATGAGAACAATACTATGCTTATTTAATTCCACTTTTCCTTTATATATAGAACttcaaaataaactaaaattttatccTCAAATCCCTTCCTAACAACAATAACGGGTAGGACGGTTGTCCTCGACCACAAGGCCCCTAAAGGTTATGTGCACAAATCAGAGGCACACGCACACAAACAGAACACTTAgatttcttaattaaaaacattcTTGACTTCTTACCCATGCTGAAGTAGTTCCAAAAGCCCCCACGAAAGGTCTGGTAACCCTCCTGAGAACAGCCAACATTTTAGTGGTAATAAGTTTGCAAAAGCAAGTTGTGTTACGAtgaagcaaaaaataaaatgatacaTAAATTGAGTAATCACTTATCAGATTGGCACTTGACCAGGAAACAGGAAACACACCATATTGAGTGTATCAGTTTGGGAGACTCGATGAAATGCATGCAAAGAATGGGGTAGTTCTAGAGGCGCAATAGGGTCACAAGAACCTTCCGTTGGAGACCTCATTCTCATTATTATGTGCCAGCTGAGATacgtaaaaataataataataataataataataataataataataataataataatcaaataaacTATGTCTCAACTCCACCTTGAAAAGTATTGATTCGCTCAGCAGTAATGTAACCCACAAGGAGATTTTAAatgtgtatattttttaagatCAGAcagtcaaaattcaaaatatagtTGATGTCACCTGTCAATGTTCATTTCCTTCGCAGTCTTCACTTGATTCAAGAACGTCAGCACAGATTGACGGTCGATGAaaggatttttctttccctgtGGATTAAAACTCTGATCAGCTAACAAATCTACTGTAAGTTGAGTCAATGCAAGAAGCCAAATGTTTACCACAAAAACACTTAGCATATACTAGTTTATTCAAGGCTGCCTCTGAGATATATGAGGCCCTgtgcataaattaaaaaaaaattccttctTAGTAATACACGTATGCCATGATTTAACACCAAAACATCCCAACTTAATTCAAACTATTGTCAACCAAAGCAAAATTTATATCTAGCCACATATTAAAGTTCTATTTAAAACTGTGCGATAGGAGAGGCAAGATTCTGAATGATTTATGAGGCAGTTCAGGTCCTTTGGGAATAGGATGGAGTAGGCAGTTCTGGCAGAGACGAGAAGATTATTTGGGGATGGTGTGAATGACCATGTGTTTTGGTGGAGGCTACAGGCCAGGTTTCCATTGGAATGCACAGAGTTTCCTTTTATGAGGGGACAGGTTTCTTGTTTGATTTCTAAATCTCAGCTTTTTTGCAACAATAGCTTATGAAAACTTCACAATGGTCTTGCCTAAAAAGAATGCTGCTTACATATATCATGTGTACATTAGTGATACAATGAATGCAGCTTTAATTTACTAGAAAATACCTCACAATACCAAATAGATGGCATGGTTATAGACTTTTCACTAGATACTTTTCAAATGCAAAGATGTAACTTCTTCCAATGCCAAAACTAAAATAGCTAAATATTAAGAATATGCAGGAACCTGCACCATTAAATACAGTAGTTCATATACTACAGAGTGCTCTGACTACATGATCAAGGCAAGTGAGATCAACAACGAAAGAATAAAACCAAACAGGAGTGTGAAAATCAAACAATGAATGACCAACAAGAGATTAACGTAGATTCAAACACACAAGGCTGGCAAACAGAACATTACCCAACCAAAAGCGAAATGGATATTGTTTCCAGTTCCCAATGGCACTGGGGCAATTGGAGGTGGATGAGGTAGTTTAAGATCAGAAACTACACTGAGGAGCCAGCCAACTGTACCATCTCCACCTGCAACCTATCACAGCAAGTGTCTATCAATTCATAGATAATAGAATGAAATCATGGTCATTTTGTACACACAACTTTCAATATATACAAGCTCAACTCACGATTATTCTCAACCTCTTCTGGATTTCAGCAGCCAAAACATCTCCACTGCTCTTGAGTGTTTCTAAAGTTACATAAAGGGTGTGTAGCACCTTGTCAGGAGCCTTTTCTCCCAAGTCAATAACCTGAATAAAAACGATCCGAATCAATCATCCCAGATTCCCATTACctcaaactcaaaagaaatgTGAACCCACAAAGCGAAAATACAAGTAGCTGCAGAGCCTATAAGTAACCTGGTTCTCATTGAGAAGAGATCGATACGTAAGAAGGAGTTCACCTCCAATCTGACCACCACTTTTGGCATTAACAAACACCATGACTGGACATGAAGGCACAATTTTAACTTTTGGCATATCCGATCCACTCACAAGCATGTAATTCGGAACGTAAAAGTCCCTCAACTTATCCTCGGATTTCATATCACCCACCATTACATCCCAACTGAAGTGTTCATAATCATGTCAGAGTTCTATTCCATTCCataaacaaatttcaaaacagcaAACAACGTCATTAAATAACTACAAAAATAATCATTATCTAGTTTGTGCAAATGCAAATTTTCAAAAGTTTCAACCTCTTGGCAAG belongs to Prunus persica cultivar Lovell chromosome G4, Prunus_persica_NCBIv2, whole genome shotgun sequence and includes:
- the LOC18779075 gene encoding uncharacterized protein LOC18779075; its protein translation is MVNAACRAWIVAASIGAVEALKDQGICRWNGVLRSLQQHAKNNMRSYSQAKKLSGSSSSAISNKMQRSQEEKVRKVMELNCWGPNTTRF
- the LOC18780589 gene encoding diacylglycerol kinase 5 is translated as MVGDMKSEDKLRDFYVPNYMLVSGSDMPKVKIVPSCPVMVFVNAKSGGQIGGELLLTYRSLLNENQVIDLGEKAPDKVLHTLYVTLETLKSSGDVLAAEIQKRLRIIVAGGDGTVGWLLSVVSDLKLPHPPPIAPVPLGTGNNIHFAFGWGKKNPFIDRQSVLTFLNQVKTAKEMNIDSWHIIMRMRSPTEGSCDPIAPLELPHSLHAFHRVSQTDTLNMEGYQTFRGGFWNYFSMGMDAQISYDFHAQRKLHAEKFKNQLVNQGTYLKLGCTQGWFCASLSHPSSRNIAHQTKIKIMKRQGQWEDLLIPRSIRSIVCLNLPSFSGGLDPWGKPNTKKVQYRDLTPPYVDDGLIEIVGFRDAWHGLILLAPKGHGTRLAQANRIRFEFCKGAAEHTFMRIDGEPWKQPLPADDDTVVVEISHFGQVNMLATPLNRSKSVNDPMSPVSSHDEDDDSNDEEYEDAEDTEEKRKFGASDTFKFPDGVDIARLT